The Peribacillus sp. FSL E2-0218 genome contains a region encoding:
- a CDS encoding ABC transporter permease, with amino-acid sequence MKRKTGVLLGRLMRNIMRSPDTIITVAITPIMMMLLFVYVFGGAIKAGTDNYVNYLLPGILLMAIASGVAYTSVRLFTDVKSGLMARFLTMPIKRSSILWAHVLTSLVSNALTIVVVILVALLMGFRSNAGILDWLAVAGILGLFTLALTWLAIIPGLTAGSMEGATAYSYPLIFLPFISSAFVPTETMPKIVRAFAENQPVTSIVNSIRALLYEGSVGNGIWIAIAWCVGTMVVAYFFASIVFKRQVG; translated from the coding sequence ATGAAACGTAAAACAGGGGTATTGCTAGGGCGTTTAATGCGTAACATCATGCGCAGCCCGGATACGATCATCACGGTCGCAATTACGCCGATCATGATGATGCTGCTATTTGTCTATGTATTTGGCGGCGCCATTAAGGCCGGCACGGATAACTATGTCAATTATCTATTGCCGGGAATCTTGCTGATGGCCATCGCCTCAGGCGTCGCTTACACTTCCGTGCGTCTGTTTACGGATGTAAAGAGCGGGCTGATGGCGCGTTTCCTTACCATGCCCATAAAGCGCTCGTCAATATTGTGGGCACACGTGTTGACCTCGCTTGTTTCCAATGCGCTTACCATCGTGGTGGTCATCCTCGTTGCACTCTTGATGGGCTTCCGGTCCAACGCCGGAATTCTCGATTGGCTCGCGGTAGCCGGGATACTCGGGCTGTTTACATTGGCGCTGACATGGCTGGCGATCATTCCCGGACTGACAGCGGGGTCCATGGAAGGGGCTACAGCCTACTCGTACCCGCTGATTTTCCTCCCGTTTATCAGTTCGGCTTTTGTCCCCACCGAAACCATGCCGAAAATTGTCCGTGCGTTCGCTGAGAACCAGCCCGTGACATCAATCGTGAATTCGATACGTGCCCTTTTGTATGAAGGATCTGTTGGTAACGGAATCTGGATCGCGATTGCCTGGTGCGTCGGCACCATGGTCGTCGCTTATTTCTTCGCCAGTATAGTGTTTAAACGTCAGGTAGGGTAA
- the kdpB gene encoding potassium-transporting ATPase subunit KdpB yields MSTKRNGTLNKEIVWKAIKDAFKKLDPRIMARNPVMFVVEIGFVITLLLSILPNFFGGTSDRGYNIAVSVILLVTILFANFSEALAEGRGKAQADSLKKTKQDTKAKLFQKDGYIKIVDATELRKGDIVLVETNDIIPTDGDVIEGVAAVDESAITGESAPVIKESGGDFCSVTGGTKVISDFIKIVVTSDPGESFLDRMIHLVEGAKRQKTPNEIALSTLLVSLTLIFLLVCTTLVPIASYIKVTLPITTLVALLVCLIPTTIGGLLSAIGIAGMDRVTQFNVIAMSGKAVEAAGDINTIILDKTGTITHGNRMASAFLPVKGISQAKLNKVAVHSSLHDETPEGRSVIELAKKAGLSDKELDKAGTVGIEFTAETKMSGTDFSDGRKIRKGAADSIRQYIQQQGGKVPGDLESITNEVATAGGTPLVVTEGNCVLGVIYLKDTVKPGMRERFDELRKMGIKTVMCTGDNPLTASTIAKEAGVDDFIAEAKPEDKISVIKQEQAQGKLVAMTGDGTNDAPALAQADVGLAMNTGTIAAKEAANMVDLDSDPTKIIEVVAIGKQLLMTRGALTTFSIANDVAKYFAIIPAMFMLAIPQMKALNIMNLATPQSAILSALIFNAIIIPLLIPLAMKGVKYVPMSASKLLKKNLFIYGLGGVIVPFIGIKLIDILLVMLQVA; encoded by the coding sequence ATGAGTACAAAGCGTAATGGGACTCTCAATAAGGAAATTGTCTGGAAAGCTATAAAAGATGCCTTTAAAAAGTTAGATCCAAGAATAATGGCTCGAAATCCTGTCATGTTTGTAGTTGAAATAGGATTTGTTATCACTCTTTTACTATCCATACTCCCAAACTTTTTTGGAGGAACATCGGATAGAGGTTATAACATTGCCGTAAGCGTAATACTGCTGGTTACAATACTCTTTGCTAACTTTTCCGAAGCATTAGCAGAGGGGCGGGGTAAAGCGCAAGCTGATAGTTTGAAAAAGACGAAACAGGATACTAAGGCAAAATTATTCCAAAAAGATGGTTATATAAAGATAGTGGATGCCACAGAACTCCGCAAAGGTGATATTGTCTTGGTGGAAACCAATGATATAATTCCAACCGACGGTGATGTCATTGAAGGAGTAGCAGCTGTAGATGAGTCCGCAATCACTGGGGAATCAGCTCCCGTAATCAAGGAATCAGGTGGGGACTTCTGTTCGGTGACTGGAGGAACGAAAGTCATCAGTGACTTTATCAAAATTGTCGTCACTTCGGACCCAGGTGAATCCTTTCTTGATCGAATGATCCATCTCGTTGAAGGAGCTAAAAGACAAAAAACCCCTAATGAAATTGCATTGAGCACCCTGCTAGTCAGTTTGACCCTTATCTTTTTGCTTGTTTGCACGACACTAGTACCAATTGCTTCTTATATTAAAGTCACATTACCCATCACCACCTTAGTGGCATTACTGGTCTGTTTAATCCCAACGACTATTGGGGGCCTATTGTCTGCCATTGGGATAGCGGGTATGGATAGGGTTACTCAATTTAACGTCATTGCCATGTCGGGAAAAGCTGTCGAAGCAGCTGGTGACATTAATACCATCATCCTCGATAAAACAGGAACCATCACCCATGGGAACCGCATGGCTTCAGCTTTTTTACCGGTTAAGGGGATAAGCCAAGCTAAGTTAAATAAAGTGGCTGTTCATTCATCATTACACGATGAAACGCCTGAAGGCCGATCTGTCATCGAACTTGCTAAAAAAGCCGGTTTATCTGATAAAGAATTAGATAAAGCCGGGACAGTTGGAATTGAGTTCACGGCTGAAACCAAGATGAGTGGTACAGACTTTTCTGATGGTAGAAAAATCAGAAAAGGTGCTGCTGATTCAATTAGACAATATATACAGCAGCAAGGTGGAAAAGTTCCTGGCGATTTAGAAAGCATTACGAATGAAGTCGCAACTGCTGGCGGTACTCCACTTGTTGTTACAGAAGGGAACTGTGTACTGGGTGTCATTTACTTGAAGGATACAGTAAAACCAGGCATGAGGGAACGCTTTGATGAATTGCGGAAAATGGGCATAAAAACCGTTATGTGTACCGGTGATAATCCATTGACAGCTAGTACCATTGCAAAAGAAGCGGGAGTAGATGATTTTATTGCTGAAGCGAAGCCTGAAGATAAAATTTCGGTCATTAAACAGGAACAAGCACAAGGCAAACTTGTGGCGATGACGGGAGATGGGACGAATGATGCTCCTGCATTGGCACAGGCAGACGTTGGATTGGCGATGAATACAGGAACCATCGCAGCGAAGGAAGCGGCGAATATGGTGGATTTGGATTCTGACCCTACAAAAATAATCGAAGTAGTGGCAATCGGGAAACAGTTACTCATGACACGGGGCGCTTTGACAACCTTCAGTATTGCTAATGATGTGGCCAAATACTTTGCAATTATTCCAGCTATGTTCATGTTGGCCATTCCTCAGATGAAGGCTTTAAACATCATGAATCTGGCTACACCACAAAGTGCCATTTTATCAGCTTTAATTTTTAATGCTATCATTATCCCCCTTCTCATCCCATTGGCAATGAAGGGTGTGAAATATGTTCCTATGAGTGCTTCAAAATTACTTAAAAAGAACTTGTTCATATACGGCTTGGGCGGCGTGATCGTTCCTTTCATAGGAATTAAACTTATCGATATACTGCTGGTCATGCTACAAGTAGCTTAA
- a CDS encoding ATP-binding cassette domain-containing protein → MEHAVISVKGLKKSFKGKEVLKGVDLEVQRGEIFALLGSNGAGKTTTVNILSTLLKGDGGEVDICGHDVQRQPDHVRQSISLTGQFSALDGMLTGRENLMMIAKLRGISNPALVADDLLARFSLTDAANRRTDKYSGGMKRRLDIAMSLIGTPAVIFLDEPTTGLDPEARIEVWDTVKELAGGGTTILLTTQYLEEAEQLADRIAILHGGKIISIGTLTELKEMFPPAKVEYIEKQPTLEEIFLAIIGKKEEM, encoded by the coding sequence ATGGAACATGCAGTGATTTCTGTAAAAGGGCTAAAAAAATCCTTTAAAGGCAAGGAAGTCTTAAAGGGGGTCGACCTTGAGGTGCAGCGTGGCGAAATTTTCGCATTGCTGGGCTCAAATGGAGCGGGCAAGACGACGACGGTCAATATTCTCTCGACACTATTGAAGGGCGATGGCGGCGAAGTAGATATTTGCGGTCATGATGTCCAGCGTCAACCGGATCATGTTCGCCAAAGCATCAGCCTGACAGGACAGTTCTCAGCTTTAGACGGTATGCTCACAGGGCGGGAAAACCTGATGATGATAGCCAAATTGCGGGGGATTTCCAATCCTGCCCTTGTCGCCGACGATTTGCTTGCAAGATTCAGCCTGACTGATGCGGCCAACCGCCGCACGGACAAATATTCCGGCGGGATGAAGCGCCGGCTTGACATTGCCATGAGCCTGATCGGGACGCCTGCAGTCATTTTCCTCGACGAACCGACGACAGGGCTTGACCCCGAAGCGCGTATAGAAGTCTGGGATACTGTCAAGGAGCTTGCTGGCGGCGGCACGACCATCTTACTCACGACCCAATATCTGGAGGAAGCCGAACAATTGGCCGATCGCATCGCCATCCTTCATGGCGGAAAAATCATCTCGATCGGCACCCTTACCGAACTCAAAGAGATGTTCCCGCCAGCGAAAGTGGAGTATATCGAGAAGCAGCCGACATTGGAGGAAATTTTCCTCGCAATCATCGGCAAAAAGGAGGAGATGTAA
- a CDS encoding DNA topoisomerase III, producing the protein MKLIIAEKPDQGSTLAAQFKTKKQQGYIEIMANELFPDGAYVTWAVGHLCQLVSPETYHANWKKWSLDTLPMIPERFQYEVTRQKAKQFNVVKTLLRKQDVDEIIHAGDAGREGELIVRNIVNLCSIHKPMKRLWISSLTPKAIYEGFQNLISEEKTRPLYHEAYTRACADWVVGMNASRAYSILLKQKGVSDVFSAGRVQTPTLALIVKREMEIEQFKSEPFWEVFADFKMDGNKYQGKWQQNNDSRIKSKELAEKIAAFCKDKEAEIAEMATERKEFQPPLLFNLSSLQATVNKIYKYSPKQTLDIVQSLYQKGIVSYPRSDSNYVTEGEAATFPDILQKLSGFSEYESLFPLPQPSIMNNKRYVNEKKVTDHYAIIPTEQVTDPKRLSAEERNIYDLVVRRLIAAHYEKAIFDYTTIKTLVDRRAEFISKGKQQIQEGWRKVIFQNDKEDDDVLLPQVSKGDSGKVAKIKVKEGKTQPPKRYTEGQLITLMKTAGKHLDNEELEKVLMKTEGLGTEATRAGIITMLKDRKYIDVKKNQVFATDKGKVLITAIGEKILASPEMTAKWEQRLREIGEGKASAGAFMEAVKKMSAKIISDAVESSESWDFQGLDIESIQRSGPKKRSSASVGNCKLCGSKVVDKGEFYGCVSYQKTKCNFTISKKILNKKISQANIKKLLASGETDLISGFKKGEKTFDAILSWSESEKKINFTFPAGQAVKQN; encoded by the coding sequence ATGAAGCTAATCATAGCGGAGAAACCGGATCAAGGTTCAACGTTGGCAGCTCAATTTAAAACGAAGAAGCAACAGGGATATATAGAAATCATGGCGAATGAACTTTTTCCCGATGGTGCTTATGTGACATGGGCAGTCGGGCATTTGTGTCAACTCGTATCGCCGGAGACATATCATGCAAATTGGAAGAAATGGTCGCTGGATACGTTACCGATGATTCCAGAGAGGTTTCAATATGAAGTGACCAGGCAAAAGGCTAAGCAATTCAATGTCGTGAAGACGTTGCTTAGGAAGCAGGATGTCGATGAAATCATCCATGCCGGCGATGCAGGGCGTGAAGGAGAATTGATTGTACGCAATATCGTGAATTTATGCAGCATCCATAAGCCGATGAAGCGTTTATGGATTTCCTCTTTGACTCCGAAAGCCATTTATGAAGGATTCCAGAACCTGATCAGCGAAGAAAAAACAAGACCGCTTTATCATGAAGCCTATACAAGGGCATGTGCAGACTGGGTTGTTGGCATGAATGCATCCAGGGCGTATAGCATTTTATTGAAGCAGAAGGGTGTATCGGATGTTTTCTCAGCTGGACGGGTTCAAACTCCCACCCTCGCTTTGATCGTGAAGCGTGAAATGGAGATTGAACAGTTCAAGTCTGAACCGTTCTGGGAAGTGTTCGCTGACTTCAAGATGGATGGTAATAAATACCAGGGTAAATGGCAGCAGAACAACGATTCAAGAATAAAATCAAAAGAACTTGCTGAAAAGATTGCCGCTTTCTGTAAGGACAAGGAAGCGGAAATAGCCGAAATGGCTACAGAAAGAAAGGAATTTCAGCCTCCTTTGCTGTTCAATCTATCGTCATTGCAGGCAACCGTGAATAAGATTTATAAATATTCACCAAAGCAGACTCTCGATATCGTTCAAAGCTTATATCAAAAAGGAATCGTCTCATATCCACGTTCCGACTCCAACTATGTGACAGAGGGGGAAGCCGCGACATTCCCTGATATCTTGCAAAAGCTAAGCGGCTTTTCGGAATATGAATCCCTTTTCCCCTTGCCGCAGCCGAGCATCATGAATAATAAACGGTATGTAAATGAAAAGAAAGTGACGGATCACTATGCCATAATTCCGACGGAGCAGGTTACCGATCCAAAGCGTCTTTCCGCTGAAGAACGCAATATTTATGACTTGGTGGTCAGGAGGCTGATTGCCGCCCATTATGAAAAGGCGATTTTTGATTATACAACCATTAAGACGCTTGTCGATAGGCGTGCCGAATTCATTTCAAAGGGCAAGCAACAGATCCAAGAAGGATGGCGCAAGGTCATTTTCCAAAATGACAAAGAAGATGATGATGTCCTATTGCCGCAGGTTTCAAAAGGGGATTCCGGAAAGGTCGCCAAGATTAAGGTGAAGGAAGGAAAAACGCAGCCGCCAAAGCGCTATACGGAGGGCCAGCTGATCACCTTGATGAAAACGGCAGGAAAACATCTGGATAATGAAGAGTTGGAAAAAGTCCTGATGAAAACGGAAGGCCTTGGCACCGAAGCAACACGAGCAGGCATCATTACCATGCTTAAAGACCGTAAATACATTGATGTCAAAAAGAACCAGGTATTTGCAACCGATAAAGGAAAAGTGCTGATTACAGCCATTGGGGAGAAAATCCTCGCCTCGCCAGAGATGACAGCCAAATGGGAACAGCGATTAAGGGAAATTGGTGAAGGGAAGGCTTCAGCCGGAGCCTTTATGGAAGCCGTTAAAAAAATGTCGGCAAAAATCATCAGTGATGCTGTGGAGTCGTCGGAAAGCTGGGATTTTCAAGGGCTGGATATCGAATCGATTCAAAGGAGCGGCCCTAAAAAGAGGAGTTCGGCATCCGTAGGCAATTGTAAGCTATGCGGTTCCAAAGTTGTCGATAAAGGCGAATTTTATGGATGTGTGAGTTATCAAAAAACGAAGTGTAACTTTA
- the kdpC gene encoding potassium-transporting ATPase subunit KdpC yields MLKNIRLSLVLLVMCGIAYPLLMTGVAQVIMPAKADGSLIKNESGKIIGSELIGQSFKEPGYFHGRVSSIEYDATGSGTPNYAPSNEDMIKRTKKDLATFLKDNPTVKQEEIPADLLTNSGSGLDPNISSQGAKIQVSRIAKERGVSEKSIYNLVDKHTEGRSLGVFGDPRVNVLTLNIALDQLK; encoded by the coding sequence ATGTTGAAAAATATTCGCTTAAGTTTAGTGCTCCTTGTTATGTGTGGAATCGCCTATCCGTTACTAATGACAGGTGTTGCTCAAGTTATAATGCCTGCAAAAGCAGATGGCAGTTTAATAAAAAACGAATCAGGAAAAATCATAGGTTCTGAACTAATTGGTCAATCTTTTAAAGAGCCGGGCTACTTTCATGGTCGTGTTTCTTCTATAGAATATGATGCGACAGGATCAGGTACACCCAATTATGCCCCATCCAATGAGGACATGATCAAGCGCACAAAAAAAGATTTGGCAACATTTCTAAAAGATAACCCTACTGTCAAACAAGAGGAGATACCTGCTGATTTACTGACCAATTCCGGTTCGGGCCTTGATCCAAATATTTCATCCCAAGGGGCGAAAATTCAGGTATCACGCATTGCTAAAGAGCGAGGTGTATCTGAAAAAAGTATATATAATCTTGTTGATAAACATACTGAAGGACGGTCATTAGGAGTATTCGGGGACCCCCGGGTGAATGTATTAACGTTGAATATAGCATTGGACCAACTAAAATAG
- the kdpA gene encoding potassium-transporting ATPase subunit KdpA, with amino-acid sequence MDYFQIGLVLALVIIIAIPLAKYLVNVYSLETTKQDRMFGGIERGIFKLSGIHTGDMNWQQYAKALLLSNMVMFISSYLILRFQGVLPGNPSNIANMDPLLAFNTAASFLTNTNLQHYSGESGLSYLSQMVVIIFLMFTTPATGLSLCMAFFRGLTGQRSMGNFYVDLIRSITRMLLPLSILIGLVLVSQGVPQTLDPTAVATTLEDATQNIARGPVAALESIKHLGTNGGGFFGVNSAHPYENPNGFTNILEILSMFLIPVALPLTFGYMAKNKKLGWFLFTAMGLMFLVFLGVTYFSEQNGNPSLEKMGISQENGSMEGKEVRFGIAQSALFTAVTTAATTGTVNNMHDTLTPLGGLVPLAEMMLNCVFGGDGVGTVNILMYAIMAVFIAGLMVGRTPEFLGKKIEGREMKLIAIAILLHPLFILVPSAIALATQMGTSVISNQGFHGISQVVYEFTSSAANNGSGFEGLGDNTPFWNISTGMVMLFGRYFSMIALIAVAGSLLTKKRVPETIGTFKTDNGTFLVILLATVSVIGALTFFPVIALGPVAEWLTIR; translated from the coding sequence ATGGATTATTTTCAAATCGGTCTGGTATTGGCACTCGTTATTATTATTGCCATACCGCTGGCGAAATACTTAGTTAATGTTTATTCCCTTGAAACAACAAAACAAGATCGAATGTTTGGGGGAATAGAACGGGGCATTTTTAAACTATCTGGTATCCATACGGGTGATATGAACTGGCAGCAATATGCTAAGGCCCTACTTTTGAGTAATATGGTCATGTTTATTAGTTCGTACTTGATCCTTCGCTTTCAAGGCGTATTACCAGGTAATCCAAGTAATATAGCCAATATGGATCCGTTATTGGCATTCAATACTGCTGCAAGTTTCCTTACCAATACTAATTTGCAGCACTACAGCGGGGAATCGGGACTTTCTTATTTATCGCAAATGGTCGTCATCATATTTTTGATGTTCACGACACCGGCTACCGGCCTTTCGCTCTGTATGGCCTTTTTCAGAGGTCTGACCGGGCAGCGCAGTATGGGGAATTTTTATGTGGATTTAATTCGTTCCATCACCAGGATGCTTCTGCCGTTATCTATTTTAATCGGGCTTGTCCTAGTATCCCAAGGGGTGCCGCAAACCCTTGATCCCACAGCCGTTGCCACTACATTGGAAGATGCGACACAGAATATTGCACGCGGACCTGTAGCGGCATTGGAGTCGATTAAACATTTAGGGACAAATGGCGGTGGATTCTTTGGTGTCAACTCGGCACATCCCTATGAGAATCCTAATGGTTTCACCAATATCTTAGAGATTCTATCTATGTTCCTGATACCTGTAGCACTCCCCTTAACGTTTGGGTATATGGCAAAAAACAAAAAACTAGGGTGGTTTCTTTTTACGGCAATGGGATTAATGTTCCTTGTGTTTTTAGGTGTTACGTATTTCAGTGAACAAAATGGAAATCCATCATTAGAAAAAATGGGAATATCTCAAGAGAATGGAAGTATGGAGGGCAAGGAGGTTCGGTTTGGAATCGCTCAGAGTGCCCTTTTCACAGCCGTAACGACAGCTGCTACGACAGGTACGGTCAATAATATGCATGATACGCTTACTCCGCTTGGCGGATTAGTGCCATTGGCAGAAATGATGTTGAACTGTGTGTTCGGCGGTGATGGAGTAGGTACGGTCAATATCCTTATGTACGCAATAATGGCAGTTTTCATTGCTGGATTGATGGTTGGACGTACGCCGGAGTTTTTAGGGAAGAAAATTGAAGGCAGGGAAATGAAACTAATAGCCATTGCCATCCTTTTGCATCCATTATTCATCTTAGTTCCGTCAGCCATTGCTTTAGCTACACAAATGGGCACTTCGGTTATTTCTAATCAGGGTTTTCATGGAATTTCGCAGGTTGTTTATGAGTTTACCTCCTCAGCCGCCAATAATGGCTCCGGTTTTGAAGGTTTAGGGGATAACACTCCATTTTGGAATATATCCACCGGAATGGTCATGCTGTTTGGCCGCTACTTTTCCATGATTGCACTAATCGCTGTCGCAGGATCTTTACTTACTAAGAAACGAGTTCCCGAGACGATTGGAACGTTCAAGACGGATAATGGCACTTTCCTGGTCATTCTCTTGGCAACGGTTTCGGTTATAGGGGCATTGACGTTCTTCCCGGTCATTGCACTCGGACCGGTAGCCGAATGGCTTACAATTAGATAA
- a CDS encoding DUF2294 domain-containing protein: MVNSKKKLEAEISAAFITFQRELMGRGPQEAKTYIVQDMVITRFKGVLTVEEKHLVSQDTGRRLVKEMRQVLREMYSKDFEEIVNRLTNCNVLSSHSDISTKTEERLEVFIVDRDLEKFLESKA; encoded by the coding sequence ATGGTGAATTCCAAAAAGAAACTAGAGGCAGAAATAAGTGCAGCCTTTATAACATTTCAGCGAGAGCTTATGGGCCGAGGTCCTCAAGAAGCGAAAACATACATTGTACAGGATATGGTCATTACCCGTTTTAAGGGAGTGCTGACTGTGGAAGAAAAACACCTTGTTTCCCAAGATACCGGGCGGAGGCTAGTCAAAGAAATGAGGCAGGTGTTAAGGGAAATGTACAGTAAGGATTTTGAGGAGATCGTGAATCGGCTGACGAATTGCAACGTTCTTTCCAGCCATAGTGATATCAGCACGAAAACGGAGGAAAGACTGGAAGTGTTCATTGTAGATAGAGACCTTGAAAAATTCTTAGAATCCAAGGCATAA
- a CDS encoding universal stress protein, with protein sequence MGEKFRRKSPEEFLQSIHKVHRGRLKIILGAVSGSGKTYHMLLEGNALKRKAIDVVVGTVSASDRPRTIEQIGALERIAPIEWMEGGILKQDLDIDSIIERNAEVVLVDALAHRNRPDASNKTRLDDVLTLMSYNISVITTINIYELEGVKEVAEKLLGVRVQVDQCVPDNTLAMADEVKLLDVTPEQILNRLHDDLIEQKKEAKGKRGKLFRRDNLAVLRELSLRFLAGEVNDELDDYREQQGLIGPSGASERVLVSVQYHWNGSILIRRGQQMAKRLGGELFVVCLYSPIKKLSKEEGTFRRSIKKLVHKIGGEFEERPLAGEDVAGEIVDYATEKNVTRIVMGQSKRSRWEEIIHGSIINKILQKSRNIDVFIVADRTGKNGERVIPAKWNEHNRNPYRRLSNEEVIDHIDKIRQGQLNVYIGAAPGVGKTYTMLREANELKRKGIDIVIGFLETHGREDTFEQIGTLELIPRRKIQYKNVVLEEMDTDAILKRKPEVVLVDELAHTNVPGSMYKKRHQDVETILKAGISVISTMNIQHLESLNDSVEQITGVRVRETVPDHILHIAKEIELIDMSPIGLQQRMLEGNIYAKDKIDQALSNFFKTGNLIALRELALREVADDVDERLESWERKRTLRGPWRKQEVIFVCVNLRPDSERLIRRGFRIAYRLKAHWFVAYVKDHSPLKEEEEKTLEKLKILTERLGGDFNMYETHHRRKVVGEVVKRLYEKNATQVIIGQSARKRLEEIMKGSVVQKLLRAVRHLDVLVVADHKPEMVEKLKEP encoded by the coding sequence ATGGGAGAGAAGTTTCGCAGAAAATCACCAGAAGAATTTTTACAATCCATTCATAAAGTTCACCGTGGCCGCTTGAAAATCATTCTGGGGGCAGTGTCCGGATCTGGGAAGACTTATCATATGCTATTGGAAGGAAATGCATTAAAGAGAAAGGCGATTGATGTAGTAGTAGGGACAGTAAGTGCATCCGATCGCCCCAGAACCATTGAACAAATAGGGGCGTTAGAAAGAATTGCACCCATTGAGTGGATGGAGGGGGGGATCCTTAAACAAGATTTGGATATTGATTCCATCATTGAACGGAATGCTGAAGTTGTTCTTGTGGACGCCTTGGCCCATCGCAACCGTCCAGATGCCTCAAATAAGACTAGATTAGATGATGTGCTAACGTTAATGAGCTACAACATAAGTGTCATCACAACGATTAACATCTATGAATTGGAGGGTGTGAAGGAGGTAGCTGAAAAGCTTTTGGGAGTGAGGGTTCAAGTGGACCAGTGTGTTCCAGATAATACGCTTGCAATGGCAGACGAGGTGAAGCTTCTGGACGTTACCCCGGAACAAATTCTTAATCGCCTTCATGATGACTTAATCGAACAAAAAAAAGAAGCGAAAGGAAAAAGGGGGAAATTATTCAGACGAGACAATTTGGCCGTATTACGGGAGCTTTCCCTCCGTTTTTTAGCCGGAGAGGTTAATGACGAATTAGATGATTACCGTGAACAACAAGGATTGATAGGGCCATCTGGTGCTTCTGAGCGAGTCCTTGTTTCCGTCCAATACCATTGGAATGGATCCATTCTCATACGGCGCGGGCAACAAATGGCAAAACGCCTGGGCGGGGAGTTATTTGTGGTGTGTCTTTATTCTCCCATTAAGAAATTGTCAAAGGAGGAGGGAACCTTCAGGAGATCTATTAAAAAGCTGGTACATAAAATAGGTGGGGAATTTGAAGAACGTCCCCTTGCAGGAGAGGATGTAGCTGGGGAAATAGTAGATTATGCAACTGAGAAAAATGTTACAAGAATCGTAATGGGTCAATCGAAACGAAGCCGTTGGGAGGAAATCATTCACGGATCGATCATTAATAAGATACTTCAAAAAAGCCGAAATATTGATGTTTTTATCGTCGCTGACCGAACGGGGAAAAATGGTGAAAGGGTGATCCCGGCCAAGTGGAATGAACATAATCGGAATCCATATCGCCGCCTGTCAAATGAAGAGGTAATAGATCATATTGATAAGATCCGCCAGGGGCAATTGAACGTGTATATCGGGGCTGCGCCAGGTGTTGGCAAAACTTATACGATGCTCCGTGAGGCAAACGAACTAAAAAGGAAGGGGATAGATATTGTAATTGGGTTTCTTGAAACGCATGGAAGAGAGGATACGTTTGAACAAATCGGCACATTAGAACTAATTCCGAGAAGGAAAATACAATATAAAAATGTAGTGCTGGAAGAAATGGATACAGACGCGATTTTAAAAAGGAAACCTGAGGTTGTTCTTGTTGACGAATTGGCTCATACAAACGTACCTGGAAGTATGTATAAAAAACGTCACCAGGATGTCGAAACAATTTTGAAAGCGGGCATTTCCGTTATATCCACTATGAACATTCAACATCTGGAAAGCTTAAACGATAGTGTCGAACAAATTACTGGAGTCCGCGTTCGTGAAACAGTACCGGATCATATCCTGCATATCGCAAAAGAGATTGAACTTATTGACATGTCACCAATTGGCTTGCAGCAACGAATGCTGGAAGGGAATATTTATGCTAAAGATAAAATTGATCAAGCTCTAAGCAATTTTTTCAAAACGGGCAATTTGATAGCTCTGCGTGAATTAGCTTTACGTGAGGTAGCTGATGATGTGGACGAAAGGCTTGAGTCATGGGAAAGAAAGCGGACCTTAAGGGGACCTTGGAGAAAGCAGGAGGTTATTTTTGTTTGTGTTAATTTGCGTCCGGATAGTGAACGTTTAATTCGGCGGGGCTTCCGTATTGCCTATCGGTTAAAAGCACACTGGTTCGTCGCTTACGTTAAGGATCATTCGCCTCTAAAAGAGGAGGAGGAAAAAACATTGGAAAAACTAAAAATATTGACGGAACGGCTTGGGGGGGATTTCAACATGTATGAAACGCATCATCGACGAAAAGTAGTTGGGGAGGTGGTTAAACGATTATATGAAAAAAATGCGACTCAGGTTATAATCGGACAATCTGCCCGAAAAAGGCTGGAAGAAATCATGAAAGGATCGGTTGTACAAAAATTGCTTCGTGCGGTTCGCCATTTGGATGTATTGGTGGTTGCCGATCATAAACCAGAAATGGTTGAAAAACTTAAAGAACCTTAA